The window TCCTGCTGTTCGCGGACGCCCCCGCCGACGCCTCGGACCTGACTCCGGAGGAGCAGGAGGCACACCAGCGGCACGGCGAGGACGTGGAGAGGTTCGGCGGCACCATGCTGGCGGCGTTCGCGCTGCAGCCGAGCACCACGGCGACCTCTGTCCGCGGTGACCTCGTGACCGACGGTCCCTTCCTCGACACCAAGGAGGTCATCGCCGGCGTCTACGTGATCGAGGCCCCCGATCTGGACGCCGCCCTGGAGATCGCCCGGCGCAACCCCGCCACCCGGCAGGGTGGCGGGGTCGAGGTGCGCCCGGTCGCGAACGGTTTCGTCGGTCCACCGACCGCCGGTGGCTGACGGACCGGGTCAGGACAGGGGTCATCGGGCACCGGCTACGTTCACCGGCAGACGACCCCCACGCATCCGTTCAGGTCGCCGGTGGAGACGTTGCCGCCGCCGTCGCGCACGCTGCCGACCGGCAGCGCCTCGATGCCGTGGTCGGCATTGCTCTGGGTACGGTTCCCGGTGACCACGATGTCGCTGCCGACCGGGACGTTCGTGTGCAGCCCGTCGTCGTTGGGGCGGCCGGCGGCGTCGTTCTCACCGGAGGCGTAGCCGTTGGCCGTGAACCGGTTCCCGGTGACGCTGATCCGGGCCGGCGACCCTCCGATCGCGGGGGCCTCGAAGAACAGCCCGTTGCCCCCGTTGTCGGTGAAGGTGTTCCGGGCGACGGCCAGTCCGTCGATGACCGCGAGGAGGCCCACCCGCACGTACATTCCGTAGAAGTGGTTGGTGAACTCGTTCTCGATCACCCGCGTGTTGCGCGCGGGCCCATCGATCACCAGCCCGAACTCGGATGCCCGCAGGCGGTTGCGCTGGACGGTGACGTCTTCGACGGCGATGCCGAGCTGGATGGTGCCGCCGGTGAGGTCGTTGCCGGTGATGGTCACCGCATTGGACTCGGAGACCCGAATCCCGCTCTGGGTGAGGTGGTTGTCGCGCACCACCGTACGGTTCGCCTCCGATGCGGTGACGCGGCCGCCCCGGAAGATGTTGTCGGCGATCAGTGATCCGTGGGTGTTGATGCTCAGGTCGATCCCGCCGTGCACCCTGACACCGCGAATGGCGATCCCGGTGGAGTTCGTCGCCACCACTGCCGGCGTACCGCTC of the Micromonospora sp. NBC_01796 genome contains:
- a CDS encoding right-handed parallel beta-helix repeat-containing protein produces the protein MFSVRKLLHTGTILFLAAGLTVSATPASAVAAPPVRCGDTITRDVTLRADLRCTGDALVIGANGVTVDLNQHVISGPRTSGVGITATQRSGLRIRNGAIIDFAWGVTLDSTRNTVIENVRLLRNGSDSPGDDGGVQAESVSGLRIDDGAIEAVASGTPAVVATNSTGIAIRGVRVHGGIDLSINTHGSLIADNIFRGGRVTASEANRTVVRDNHLTQSGIRVSESNAVTITGNDLTGGTIQLGIAVEDVTVQRNRLRASEFGLVIDGPARNTRVIENEFTNHFYGMYVRVGLLAVIDGLAVARNTFTDNGGNGLFFEAPAIGGSPARISVTGNRFTANGYASGENDAAGRPNDDGLHTNVPVGSDIVVTGNRTQSNADHGIEALPVGSVRDGGGNVSTGDLNGCVGVVCR
- a CDS encoding YciI family protein; the protein is MAQYAILLFADAPADASDLTPEEQEAHQRHGEDVERFGGTMLAAFALQPSTTATSVRGDLVTDGPFLDTKEVIAGVYVIEAPDLDAALEIARRNPATRQGGGVEVRPVANGFVGPPTAGG